AAGATAGGGAAGAGCGTCCTAGACACCCAACTTATCAAGGGCGTAATCATAGACAAGGAAGTCGTCCACCCAGGGATGCCGAAGAGCATAAAGAACCCGAAGATAGCCCTACTCAACTGTCCACTCGAAGTCGAGAAGACAGAGTTCAGCGCCGAGATCAGAATAAGCGACCCAGAACAGATGAAGGCCTTCCTAGATGAGGAGGCCAATATCCTCAGAGGGATGGTTGAGAAGGTCAAGGCTGCAGGAGCAAACGTCCTACTATGCCAGAAAGGAATAGACGACGTAGCCCAACACTTCCTAGCGAAAGAAGGGATAATGGCTGTTAGGAGAATAAAGGAGTCTGATATGGAGAAGCTTGCAAGGGCAACAGGAGCGAAGATTGTGACGAACATCGAAGGCCTGACCGAGAAAGAGCTTGGAACAGCAGGTCTGGCTGAGGAGAGGAGGCTGGGAGAGGATAGAATGGTCTTCATAGAAGACTGCAAGAATCCCAGAGCCGTGAGCATACTCATAAGGGCTGGACTAGAGAGGTCTGTCGATGAGGCTGAGAGAGCATTGAAAGACGCCTTACATGTCATAGCAGATTTGGTGAGTAAGAACAGAATAGTTCCAGGAGGAGGAGCCGCTGAAGTCGAGGTTGGAAAGAGACTGAGAGAATATGGGTCAACCATAGGAGGTAGGGAGCAGTTGGCTATAGAGAAGTTCGCTGAAGCAGTGGAGAGCATACCGAAATATCTTGCTGAGAACGCTGGTCTAGACCCAGTAGACATAATGGTGGCCTTGAGGGCGGCTCATACAGAAGCCAAAGGCTTCTCAGTTGGAGTAGACGTATACTCGGGTAAAACTAAGGACATGCTCGCGGCAGGTGTGATAGAGCCTATCAGGGTCAAGGAGCAGGCTATAAAGTCGGCTATGGAAGCCGCATCCATGATTCTCAGAATAGACGATGTTATAGCGGCGGCGAAGCCGCCTCCAA
The Candidatus Bathyarchaeota archaeon DNA segment above includes these coding regions:
- a CDS encoding TCP-1/cpn60 chaperonin family protein, which gives rise to MAYLTGQPVLILKEGATRSRGREAQRSNIMAAKIIAEVVKSTLGPRGMDKMLVDSLGDVTITNDGATILDEIDVQNPAAKMMVEVAKTQDDEVGDGTTTAVVMAGELLKGAEELIDNNIHVTTIVSGYKKAADEAAKILESISQPVSLDDRETLKKAAMTALHSKNVGGARDHLAEIAVDAVKQIIEQRGDRLVADVDNVQLVKKIGKSVLDTQLIKGVIIDKEVVHPGMPKSIKNPKIALLNCPLEVEKTEFSAEIRISDPEQMKAFLDEEANILRGMVEKVKAAGANVLLCQKGIDDVAQHFLAKEGIMAVRRIKESDMEKLARATGAKIVTNIEGLTEKELGTAGLAEERRLGEDRMVFIEDCKNPRAVSILIRAGLERSVDEAERALKDALHVIADLVSKNRIVPGGGAAEVEVGKRLREYGSTIGGREQLAIEKFAEAVESIPKYLAENAGLDPVDIMVALRAAHTEAKGFSVGVDVYSGKTKDMLAAGVIEPIRVKEQAIKSAMEAASMILRIDDVIAAAKPPPTPPSKGGGEGATPPY